The DNA window AGATGCCATGTTCATGAGCGCTGCCAGGAAACGGAAAAATCCGCCCCCAAACGACAGCAACGCATGAACTAGGCGGGTCTTACGAATAAATTTCTTCATAAGATCACTCCTCTATTCTTAGCTCCGGCTTGCCTAGCGCAGGGCGCATGGACACATAACCAACGGCGACCACCGAATAGAGACATGCGGCGTCGAGTAAGTCACTTGGTGACGAATAGAGGAACAGGCCGAGAGCCTATCGCCAGAGCGCCCCTAGTGTAACGCACGAGAAGCAAAGTCATCAATTTTGAAGCAATGAATCGGACTCTACCGACCATCACCGGCAACCGTTTACCGAGCTCTACTCTCTCCAGCCACAGATCTTGTTGCGGCGCGTCGTGTGATACGCCCAAGGTTCCGTAGACACTCAAGACTGAACCGCCCCGGGATTTCGGGAGGCTGTTTGGTTTGAGTCACGCCGCTTTGGCGTAACCGGCCTGTTGTCGATAGTAAGCCTCTTCGGCTTCCGCTGGCGGAATGTTCCCGATCGACCCCAGCAAGCGTTTGTGGTTGTACCAGTCCACCCAATCCAGCGTGGCCAGTTCCACATCCTGGCGGTTGCGCCACGCGCGCCGGTGGATCACCTCGGCCTTGTACAACCCGTTGATCGTCTCGGCCAACGCGTTGTCATAGCTATCGCCCACGCTGCCCACCGACGGCTCGATCCCGGCGTCGGCCAGCCGCTCGGTGTAGCGGATCGACACATACTGCACGCCGCGGTCGGAGTGGTGGATCAGGCCGCCTTCGGTTGGACGACGCGCATGCAGCGCCTGCTCCAGCGCGTCCAGCACGAAGTCCGTGTGCGCCGTCTGCGACACCTTCCAGCCCACGATCCGCCGTGCGTACACGTCGATCACGAAGGCCACGTACACGAACCCGGCCCAGGTCGAGACATACGTGAAGTCGCTGACCCACAGTCGGTTCGGCGACGGCGCATGGAACTGTCGGTTCACCTTGTCCAGCGGGCACGGCCGCTTGTCGCTGATCGTGGTCTTGACCACCTTCCCGCGTACCACGCCGCGCAGGCCAAGTGCGCCCATCAGTCGCTCCACCGTGCAGCGGGCCACCGCATAGCCCTCGCGCTTGAGCTGCCGCCAGACCTTGCGCACGCCGTACACCTGTCGGTTCTGCTCCCATACCCGCCGGATCTGCGGGCGCAGCGCCTGGTCCTTCCACCAGCGGTTCGGGCGCAAGTTCGCGTCCGCTTCCCGCTGCGCGTGGCGGTAATACGTCGACGGGGCAACCTGCAGCACCTTGCAGATTGGCTCGACCCCGTGAACATCGCAATGTTCGGTCACGAACGTGGTCAGGGCTTGAAGCGGCGGTCGAGCTCCGCCTGGGCAAAATACGCGCTGGCCTTGCGCAGGATCTCGTTGGCTTGCCTCAGCTCGCGCACTTCGCATTCCAGCGCTTTCATCCGCGTCCGCTCGTCCGTCGTCAGCCCCTGACGCTTGCCGGCATCACGCTCGGCCTGACGCACCCAGTTGCACAGCGTCTGCGACGAACAGCCAATCTTCCCGGCAATCGATTCGATCGCCGCCCACTGCGAGCCGTACTCGCCCTGATGCTCCCGCACCAGCCGAACCGCGCGCTCTCGCACTTCCGGTGAATATTTCGTCTTGCTCATCGCCCCATCTTCTCAAGAGTTGGAGCCTCCCGAAATCCCGGGGCGGTTCACCCGGACTCTAAACCCGGCCGCTACTCAGGGCAGGGGGACGTCGCTCCCTAATTCCTCGATCTTGAGTAGCGCCCATGCGAAAAAGAGCGATCACCTCTGTCCACTTTCAGGCTAGCGGTGAGCATGCCCGACCCGCTACAATGGCAGACTGAAAAAGCAGGACACCTTCCTGGTTTCCGTAGCTGTATAGGAGACTCAGGAAGTTCGAGAGGGATCAGTACCTCCCCTCTCTCAGCAAGTTTTTATGATGGTGCAACGCGATTGCACGGATCCAGAGCCACGGCAGCGTGGCCCACGTCTTATGGTGGCCCCGTCGGTCCCTCGCGACGCTAGATCGAAAATCCCGCCAGGGCCGGAAGGCAGCAACGGTATCGATTGATGCGGGCGCCGAGGTCAACCGGCGGGGACACCACCCTAACTCTCACGATGCCCGCCGGATCTTTTAATTTGCAAGCGCGTACTACTGCGTCTGCGACTCCGGGTGCAGCCAGCCCGCATCGCCTTCGAGGTAATGCTCGTGCTTCCAGATCGGCACGCGTGCCTTGACCTCGTCGATGATGAAGCGGCACGCATCGAACGCGGCGCCACGGTGCGCCGCACTGACGCCGACCCACACCGCAATGTCGCCGATGCGCAGCTCGCCCACGCGATGCACGCAATGCGCGTTGACGATGGCAAACCGACTCGCCGCTTCGTCGAGCACGTGCTGCCCTTCGGCTTGCGCGAGCGCGGCATAGGCTTCGTAACGAAGCCCAGCCACGCCGCGGCCTTCGTTGTGGTTGCGCGCCCACCCTTCGAAGCTGGCAAATGCACCAGCATGCGGATGCTCCAAACCGGCACGCAAGCTGTCGACCGGCAATGGCATTTCGGTGAGCGCAAAAATGGCGGTGGTCTGAGCGCTCACGCTCACCCTCCCGAGACCGGCGGGATAAAGACCACTTCGCTGCCATCGCCCGCCGCATCCTCCCAGCGCGCAAACGCGCCATTCACCGCTACGCGCAGCTGCGCCGGCGTCCAGCGCAGGCCGTGGCGTGCATCGAGTTCGGCATACAGCGCGCGCAAGTCCTGCGCATCTGATTGCACCTGCTCGCTGGCAATGCCTGCCGCCTCACGCAGGCTGGCGAAATAAAGCACCGTCACTGTCGCGCTCATCGCTTTGCTCCGATATCGCGTTTGCCGCCAACCTTGGACACCAATTTGGTCGGGCCGATGCTCATGCGGTGCGATAACGCCTTGCACATGTCATAGACCGTCAACGCCGCCACGCTGGCACCGGTGAGTGCTTCCATCTCCACACCGGTGCGATGCACGCAGCGCACGGTGCAGCTGATTTCCAGCACTTGTTCGCCAGCCCAGTCGATCTCGAAACGACACGCATCGATCGGTAGCGGATGACAAAACGGGATCAATTCGTGCGTGCGCTTGACCGCCATCGTGCCGGCGATCACGGCAGTTTCCACGATGCCGCCCTTGGCACTGCGCAAGCCGTTGGCGCGCAACCGCGCCGCTACGGCAGCGGGAAATCGCACGCGGCTTTCGGCGGTGGCGCTGCGTGCGGTGACCGCCTTGTCCGAGACATCCACCATCGTCGGAAGCCCGGCATCATCCAGGTGAGTCAGGCATGCGGAACGGGATTTTGCGGGCATGGGAGATGACACGATGACAGACGCGCAGGATGCGACATTGTCGGTGAACGGAGTGCCTTGATGGAACATTAGCTGCCATCCATTCGCGTTCTTGCGCCATAGCAGAAGTGCGCAATGCACGCCGCGCGATGCCATCACGGCAATCGACCGACCGATAATGCGCAAGATGCGGCACCAGTAGCACCCATTCGAAGCCATCTGCTTTGTAATCGATTGCAACCTGATCGGCACTCAACGCAGCGATGACATCGGTTGCGTGTAACGCCATCCGGATGCGCCGAACTCCACAAACGCTGGATCGAGCAAGTCTTCCAGCGCCTGCACGGCGCTGCTTACCCGTGAATCGAGCAAACCCAGCTCCAGCGCGCGCAACTGCAGCAGAAGCGATATCTGGCTCACCCGCCGATCAAAAACATCTCGACCGGCTTTCCGCGACGCGGTGTCGATGCGCGCACCTCGCTGTAGCGATCGCCACGCATGCCCCAGCGCTGACGTAGATGGGTCGCCAGACCGTGCTCGCCATCGGCCAAGGCCTGCTTGAGGTCGTGGCCCTGGGTGGCGAACAGGCAGGTATACAGATGGCCATCGGCCGATACGCGCGCACGTTGGCAGTCGCCGCAGAACGGCACGCTGATCGAACTGACGAAACCCACCTCGCCTGCACCATCGGCAAACGCGTGGCGCTGCGCCACTTCACCGGTGTAATTGGCATCCAGCGGCTCCAGCGGCCAGCGCGCGCGAATGCGCTCGTGCAATTGCGCGGAGCTCACCACCGCATCCGGTGTCCAGCCATTGCAACTGCCCACATCCATGAATTCGATGAAGCGCAGTACGTGGCCGGTGCCGCGGAAATGCTCCACAAGCGGCAGCACCTGATCTTCATTGACGCCACGCTGCACCACGCAATTGATCTTCAAGCACTGGAAGCCGGCTTGCTCGGCCCTGGCAATGCCGGACAGCACCTGTGCGATGTCGCCTCGACCGCCGCTCATGCGCTTGAACAGCTCCGGCTCCAGCGCATCCATGCTGACGGTAATGCGTCGCAGCCCGGCCTGACGCAGCGCCACGGCATGACGAGCAAGCAAGGCACCGTTTGTGGTCAGCGCCAAGTCCTCGATGCCGTCGATCGTGGTGAGTCGCGCGATCAAGCTCGGCAAGTCGCGACGCAGCAGTGGTTCGCCGCCTGTCAGACGCACCTTGGTAACGCCGACCGACACGAATGCACGCACCAGTGTTTCCAGTAGATCGAAGCTCAGGCGCTGCTGCGCATCGAAGCCATAATCGTCCGGCATGCGGTCGGCTGGCATGCAATAGCCGCAACGAAAGTTGCAGGCCTCGATGACCGACAAGCGCAGATCGCGCAATGGCCGACCATAACGGTCCTGCATCGGCGCAGTCGCAAGATCCGGCAGCAGCAAGGCACCCATCAGCGCACCGTGGCGGCGGTCGGGTCCGCCAGCGCCAGATGTTGCCCAGGCACAGCCACGCGGTGCCCGCGTGCGCGAAGCACGTCGGCGTCAGCATCGCTGGCGTAGTGGTACAGCAGCATGCGGCTCAACAGGTCCTGCGAGTATTCCCGCTCCAAATCGTCCACACCAGTATGCGACGGGTTGCCGTGAACGCTGCAGTCATGCGCGATGAGCTCGCTGTCGTCGGCGTAACGGGCCAGCATCTCCGGGACCGGTCGGGTGTCGCCGGTCCACACCAGCGCGCCCTTAAGGCGCAGCCCATAGGCCGTCTCTGGCCAATGGTGGCGCACCGGGAATACTTCTAGCCGCACCCCGTCGTGCCAGAAGGCATCACCGACCGGCACCAACTGAAACGCGTCCCAAAAATTTGCGCCACCCTCGGCCAGTACATTCGGGTAGTCGGCAATGCGTCGCTGCAGCAATGGCACCACCGGCGCCGGCACGTACAGTCGGGTGCACCCGCGGCGTTCGGAAAAATAGCTATCCACGAACACCCGCTCCATGCCGCCCACGTGGTCCAGATGCACATGGGTGATGAAGATCGCCCGCGGCAACTGACCATAATGGGCTTGGTAGGCGGTGAGCCCTTCGCTGCCGCAATCGATCGTCAGCCAAGGCATGCCAGCACGTTCGATGGTCGCCATCGGCGAACCAAGCGACACTGCCGACGCATTGCCGACCCCCTGCACACGCAACGCCCAATTCATCAGTAGCCTCGGCCCCAGGCCAGTTCATAAGCGCGATGCAGGCGCTCATAGTCTTTGTCGACCTCGTCGCGGCTGCGATTGCCGCGCAGCTTCAACAGCGAGCGATGCAGACGCTTTAGATTGCCCTCACGCCAGCGCGTGGCCGGAATGCGCAGCACGCCGCGATCGAAATCGATCAACCAGCCATGCCCGCCGGCATCGAACAAGATGTTGTGCGCATTGAGATCTGCG is part of the Xanthomonas fragariae genome and encodes:
- the moaC gene encoding cyclic pyranopterin monophosphate synthase MoaC, which encodes MPAKSRSACLTHLDDAGLPTMVDVSDKAVTARSATAESRVRFPAAVAARLRANGLRSAKGGIVETAVIAGTMAVKRTHELIPFCHPLPIDACRFEIDWAGEQVLEISCTVRCVHRTGVEMEALTGASVAALTVYDMCKALSHRMSIGPTKLVSKVGGKRDIGAKR
- a CDS encoding MBL fold metallo-hydrolase, translating into MNWALRVQGVGNASAVSLGSPMATIERAGMPWLTIDCGSEGLTAYQAHYGQLPRAIFITHVHLDHVGGMERVFVDSYFSERRGCTRLYVPAPVVPLLQRRIADYPNVLAEGGANFWDAFQLVPVGDAFWHDGVRLEVFPVRHHWPETAYGLRLKGALVWTGDTRPVPEMLARYADDSELIAHDCSVHGNPSHTGVDDLEREYSQDLLSRMLLYHYASDADADVLRARGHRVAVPGQHLALADPTAATVR
- a CDS encoding molybdenum cofactor biosynthesis protein MoaE — translated: MSVSAQTTAIFALTEMPLPVDSLRAGLEHPHAGAFASFEGWARNHNEGRGVAGLRYEAYAALAQAEGQHVLDEAASRFAIVNAHCVHRVGELRIGDIAVWVGVSAAHRGAAFDACRFIIDEVKARVPIWKHEHYLEGDAGWLHPESQTQ
- a CDS encoding IS3 family transposase (programmed frameshift), whose translation is MSKTKYSPEVRERAVRLVREHQGEYGSQWAAIESIAGKIGCSSQTLCNWVRQAERDAGKRQGLTTDERTRMKALECEVRELRQANEILRKASAYFCPGGARPPLQALTTFVTEHCDVHGVEPICKVLQVAPSTYYRHAQREADANLRPNRWWKDQALRPQIRRVWEQNRQVYGVRKVWRQLKREGYAVARCTVERLMGALGLRGVVRGKVVKTTISDKRPCPLDKVNRQFHAPSPNRLWVSDFTYVSTWAGFVYVAFVIDVYARRIVGWKVSQTAHTDFVLDALEQALHARRPTEGGLIHHSDRGVQYVSIRYTERLADAGIEPSVGSVGDSYDNALAETINGLYKAEVIHRRAWRNRQDVELATLDWVDWYNHKRLLGSIGNIPPAEAEEAYYRQQAGYAKAA
- a CDS encoding MoaD/ThiS family protein; the protein is MSATVTVLYFASLREAAGIASEQVQSDAQDLRALYAELDARHGLRWTPAQLRVAVNGAFARWEDAAGDGSEVVFIPPVSGG
- the moaA gene encoding GTP 3',8-cyclase MoaA; translation: MGALLLPDLATAPMQDRYGRPLRDLRLSVIEACNFRCGYCMPADRMPDDYGFDAQQRLSFDLLETLVRAFVSVGVTKVRLTGGEPLLRRDLPSLIARLTTIDGIEDLALTTNGALLARHAVALRQAGLRRITVSMDALEPELFKRMSGGRGDIAQVLSGIARAEQAGFQCLKINCVVQRGVNEDQVLPLVEHFRGTGHVLRFIEFMDVGSCNGWTPDAVVSSAQLHERIRARWPLEPLDANYTGEVAQRHAFADGAGEVGFVSSISVPFCGDCQRARVSADGHLYTCLFATQGHDLKQALADGEHGLATHLRQRWGMRGDRYSEVRASTPRRGKPVEMFLIGG